Within Lolium rigidum isolate FL_2022 chromosome 5, APGP_CSIRO_Lrig_0.1, whole genome shotgun sequence, the genomic segment TGGAGGTCGAAAAGCAGCAGCCGCGCCCTCTGCCATCGCCTGCCGTCGACGAGCCACGGCCACGGCCGGCGCGTGCCGAGGTGTGGGAGCCGGCGTCCCCGTTTAGCGAGCCGAGCTCGCCGTCCAAGGTCCGGTTCACGGCGTACTACGGAggggccggagctggcggcgatgatggagtggTGGACGGCACCAAGAAATGTGCGGGCAGGGACGAGGACGATGACGGCGTGTCCGTCCACGCGAGCGAGATCGTGCCGAGACGTACGACGTCGATGAGGATAAGGTCGACGCCTTCGACGGCGGCATGCAGCTGGGAGGAGAGGGAGATGGCCGTGAGGAGGAGGGGAGATTTGGGGTGGTACCGTCACCTTGACATGGCGATGCTCGACGGGAGCGTCGTCAGGCTCTGGGACGGCGAGGTGACCGCGGCGGTGGCGTCGCCCAGGGCGCGGCCGTGGAGGGCAGGATTGGAGCTGGACCTGTCGTTATAGCCTATAGAGAAAATGTCTGTATAATGTGGTGTAGGATTATCGGAATGTTATTAGGGGGTGAATATGACATTTTTGTCCTTTAATTTGGGCATGTCATCTGTATGTGTTTCTCTGAAGAGGGGCCAAAAGGCTGACCTGAACAGCCCTCATCTCGGGAGATAATTGAAAATTTGGCAAATACCAGACTAATTAACTATCGCTAAGTTCTTTGCTTACATTTACATGTTCTACTTTGTCTTCCATTgcatctttctttctttcttctccgCGTTGATTGCATTTCTTATTTAGCTTCACTTCTCCACAGATTGGGTTATCTTTCTAAAAATTGGTACAAAATATTTTCGGATGTGAACTTGCAGAATGGAAATTCATTATTGCTGATAGATGTAGATGCATCCGTTgcccaaaaaatatatttttaaatgcCTAAAAAATTCGAATAAATATTTGGGTGTaaatctagatattttatgttcgCGCACAAAGTTTCACAAACAAAAGACTTTTTGTGGCCTGTGTAAAAAGGATAATTTTTGGTGCTCTAAAATAGCTATTTATGAAACATGTTTTTGCCTTTTTACACATGCCACGCAAATTTTTTCGTAAAACTTTGTGTGCAAACAGAATGTTTAGATGTACTCATGGGATTTTTTTTTACATTCAAAATGCATTTTTCATAATGGGTGCATCTAAGCTATGAGTCAAAAGTCAAAACACCATGTCTCTTGCAGAATCAtaatattaaaaaaaaattgtgtagCTTTTGAACATTTACATTATTTGTCATGTTTCCTATGAAGCTTGGGATTCAGAATTTaatctatacttcttataaaacaaaaccccactaagtgcaattaatatttgtctatctcaacatgcaagctatccacatcacctATTCCCTTAGCCAATCATTTTTCTACCTCATCTCACTAATAGTTCTTAttaattatctttactattaaatgggagttggtcgtttgacactcaacgcactttggtgatCGTCATTGAAAGCATCCTATCCATCCAATCTAATCTTACGGTCTCTGCTTCGTCTGATCTAATTTCATTGCAAGTTGCCTCCTTCCCTTTGTCAACGCTAACAGAATATCAATCACGATAGAAATTAACTAGGAAACAATCTCATTTTCTTTATCATCACGGTATGAATCAATTAAAATATTAATTATGAAGGAAACAATCTCAAGCGTTTTAGGAAACAAATCAATCACATTGGAAAGATAGCGTTCCTTGCCAGAAAAAGAAATCACTCGGGCTGGTTCTACACTTCTACTCGTACATGTCCACTAAACAATCTCTCAGCACTACAGACGTGCGGGAGGGGAGTATATGTGCTTGCTAGCAGCCGCCATGCGCCATCCTCGATCACTGGCCTGAGGTCTCCCTATGTCCCCATGTCTTCTGCCGCCACTCATACGTTGCCCGCCACCGCGCATACGTCGCTCTCCGCCCTGAGATCCGACGGCTGCTGCCCCAAGGTCACCTCCCTCAGCTTTGATTACCGCTTCCAAAAATTCGCCGCCTCGAGATCAGGCTGCTACCGCTAGGGTGCCGTCATCCTATCCCCTCGTATAACAGGGATTCTTCCATCATCAGGAAGCATCTTTCAGATGTATGTCTGATGAATGTGTATTATGCATGAACAGATACACGTAGGAAGCTTGTCTACTAGAGAATGAACAGCTTCACAACGAAAGAGAGGAAGGACCTCCCATCATCAAGACGCTAGAATCGGATGATCACGTGTTGGACTGTAAAGGTAACATGTTCATATTCAATGAATTTTTAAAGCGACTAAGGAGCTGGATTTACCCGTAATGTCACTGAAATATCTATGCCAAGGAGCATACAGTATAGATAACACAGTCTATCAAATGGTCTAATCAATTCTCGACCTTACAAAAATTAAGTCATTGCAAAACAAGTATACTCTAATATAGAATACACAATGTTTCAGGCAATGAAGTATTTCCCCGCGAAGCTCCATATCCACCTGCCAGAATTTATCTGCTTGTTTTTGTCTTATTTAAATAGGAAGCATGTTGGTCAGTTTATGCACCACGACGTTGGAAAAAAATTGACATCCGAGACTTCTCAGCATTCTACAAACTTTGATCACCAGTTGCATTATTATTTTCTTTTTCAGGATTCACAATGGAGGGACTCCAAGGTACCGTGGTCCATGATGTATGGGGCCTGAGATGATGGAGAATTGTCAAGGACAAGGTTAACTTGGAGATGCAAAACTTCTCTGCCACGCATACTTAAAACTCTGCATTTATTTTCTTACTCATCAAATAGATCACTCAGCACATTACTGTAAGCTTAACTCTAATATTTAATTGGTCTATTATTGAATTTGGCTATTTCCTATGTATGGCTGTCGGTGTACTTTTTCTGAATGAGGTTACATGTGCATCCTTTTGTGTTGACGATTATAATTTGGCATTACCTCTCGGACTATGCCTGCTGACATGAAGTTCTATGCTATCATATTGTGGTTAAATTATGTTCATTGTTTGGTTCTTATTCTCAATCTTGAACTAGCTTTGATTTGCTCAGAAGGTGAAATAATGATCTACTTCGAGTTCTAGCGACTATTCATGTTTATCGACGAGTGTTTACAATCTATTCATACAATGGTATAAGATATGAAGCTGTGTTCAAGTATGTAAATTCCTATGGGGTCACAAGTTTATTTACATATGGCTATTATGCTCCTGTGCATGCCTAGATCAAGTTATTGATGTACACATATTTGTCCAGGATTTAGATGTGCAAATGGTTCAATTTATTTATGTAGTATGTTTTTTTCAGACTTCAGATTAGGTGCTACTTTTTGGCCATTTATTTTCTGCTCCAAAAATTCATTGGTAACTTTTTAGGTGATAAGTTTATAACTACTATGACACATTAATATGTTGCATTTCTGAACTTTCAATATTTTCTTTTGGTTCATCAACATTAATAAcatcattttttattttctaacTCTAACATCATTACCTCTTTTATTACGCTAATAAGTTTCTAACAACTCAGACACGTCGAGAATGGGAAGACAACATTAACATTTGTCATCCAAATCCAGGGATGCACAGTCCGCAAGAGCATAGCTGAAATAAGTATTGTTCACAAAATTATAAAATAATCATAAGCAATTGTGTAGGTTATTTTAccatttgttttaattttttaagTTGTAGCATAGCTACTGTTCCATCAATTTCTCATCATGAGAAATATTTGGTGACAATCATGGTAAATGTTTGGTGATGCATTCGTTGTACAAATAGCATAATGCCAATGTGCATTAAATTTGATTTTTCTAATTGCAAGTAAGTCAAATAATGATGCAAATTTGAGATTCACGAACCAAGGTTGTGACAATTTTCAAGCATAATCAGTGCCCTGTCT encodes:
- the LOC124658143 gene encoding uncharacterized protein LOC124658143, which encodes MELLDVVPAEAMALHLYSLPAAANTVASLFAWLVAALAAAVGLWRIRAVGSSNRLPSAGARSALVEVEKQQPRPLPSPAVDEPRPRPARAEVWEPASPFSEPSSPSKVRFTAYYGGAGAGGDDGVVDGTKKCAGRDEDDDGVSVHASEIVPRRTTSMRIRSTPSTAACSWEEREMAVRRRGDLGWYRHLDMAMLDGSVVRLWDGEVTAAVASPRARPWRAGLELDLSL